One window from the genome of Marinobacter sp. LV10R510-11A encodes:
- a CDS encoding DUF1329 domain-containing protein — translation MNYKKSAILGGLLALSIASSYSLAGVSSNEASRLGQDLTPFGSIKAGNKAGTIPTWTGGLTEPPAGYEGTGQHHIDPFPTDEVLFTINASNKDRYAEHLSDGVLAMLETYPTTFRVPVYKSRRTHAVPDWVAENTKENAVDAEIVGKGAGLEGAYGGYPFPILHGNNEQKAWQVIWNHLARWRGVSITRRSSEVAVQSDGDYALVTSQQEVFFNFYNPEGNEDDLDNIMFYYLSFTQSPPRLAGGAILIHETLNQIVNPRNGWGYNAGQRRVRRAPNLGYDSPIAAAENLRTADDSDIFNGALDRYNWNYEGLKEIYIPYNNYRIGEKGTPYSEILGISHLNPDLTRWELQRVHVVEATLKDDARHIYQKRRFYVDADSWNTLLVDQYDGRGELWRVTMGLAKNYYELPGVWTVLDVYHDLQARRYHVLGLDTEEPNTRVFNEDIPNKRYFSPSSLRRRSVR, via the coding sequence ATGAACTATAAAAAGAGTGCGATACTCGGGGGCCTGCTCGCCCTCTCGATAGCATCCTCTTATTCCTTGGCCGGAGTGTCCTCAAATGAAGCATCACGCCTAGGCCAAGATCTCACACCGTTCGGTTCGATTAAGGCCGGAAACAAAGCGGGGACTATCCCCACCTGGACTGGGGGTTTAACAGAGCCTCCTGCTGGTTATGAGGGTACGGGGCAGCACCATATCGATCCGTTCCCAACCGACGAAGTACTCTTCACCATTAATGCGTCTAATAAGGATCGCTACGCCGAGCACCTTTCTGATGGCGTTCTTGCAATGCTTGAAACCTATCCCACCACCTTCCGTGTGCCGGTGTACAAATCCCGACGCACTCACGCGGTACCTGACTGGGTTGCAGAGAACACCAAGGAAAATGCGGTAGACGCAGAGATTGTCGGCAAGGGCGCAGGCCTCGAAGGTGCCTATGGTGGCTATCCTTTCCCGATCCTTCACGGAAATAACGAGCAGAAAGCCTGGCAGGTGATTTGGAATCATTTGGCGCGCTGGCGCGGCGTTTCTATTACCCGTCGATCCAGCGAGGTGGCGGTTCAGAGTGATGGCGACTATGCGTTGGTCACCTCTCAGCAGGAAGTCTTTTTCAACTTTTACAACCCTGAGGGTAATGAAGATGATCTGGACAACATCATGTTCTATTATCTCTCGTTTACCCAGTCTCCGCCCCGCCTTGCAGGTGGCGCTATTCTTATCCATGAAACCCTGAACCAGATCGTTAACCCGAGAAATGGCTGGGGTTATAACGCAGGGCAGCGCCGCGTACGCCGTGCTCCGAACCTGGGTTACGATTCGCCAATTGCAGCCGCTGAAAACCTCCGCACGGCGGATGATAGTGATATTTTCAACGGTGCACTGGATCGTTATAACTGGAATTACGAGGGGTTGAAGGAAATCTACATTCCTTACAACAACTACCGCATCGGCGAAAAAGGCACACCTTATTCCGAAATACTCGGCATTTCTCACCTAAACCCCGATCTTACCCGCTGGGAACTGCAGCGTGTTCACGTGGTTGAGGCGACGTTGAAAGACGATGCGCGCCATATTTATCAGAAGCGCCGTTTCTATGTAGACGCGGACAGTTGGAATACGCTTTTGGTGGATCAGTATGATGGCCGTGGTGAGTTGTGGCGTGTGACCATGGGGCTCGCCAAAAATTATTATGAACTTCCGGGTGTGTGGACGGTTCTGGACGTCTATCATGATCTACAGGCCCGCCGTTATCACGTACTCGGCCTGGATACGGAAGAACCCAATACACGGGTCTTCAATGAAGATATACCGAACAAGCGCTATTTTTCTCCATCTTCCCTGCGCCGCAGGAGTGTCCGCTAA
- a CDS encoding efflux RND transporter permease subunit, whose product MSNPNHDKGEHYLTTPKAEPFLERLIFNNRAVILIGFLLLTVFLGYNAIKIQPDASFERMIPLEHPYVINMLDHRNDLENLGNFVRIAVETKTGDIFSAEYMETLKQITDEVFYLDGVDRSGLKTLWTSNVRWVEVTEQGFQGGTVIPDGYDGSPASLEQLRQNILRSNEVGRLVSDNFKSTIVYAPLYEKNPETGEPLDYATFSRQLEEKIRDKYETQNPNIDIHIVGFAKKVGDLIEGIGSIAWFAGITILLTTLLLFWYSRSITGTLVPVFTSIVAVFLQLGALRILGYGLDPYSVLVPFLVFAIGISHGVQIVNAMAVEASKGFDAETAARLAFRALYIPGMLALISDAFGFLTLFFIEIDVIRDLAVAAGLGVAFVILTNLVLHVLIMSYLGISKGGIRHVQNQGEKQDRKWRLMSYFAHPGVAPISLLIAVIGLGLGLYYKQDLKVGDLDQGAPELRADSRYNLDNAYIIDNYSTSADVLVVMVKTPVEQCTQYNVLRAMDSLQWELQNTPGVQSSASLADVSKIVTKALNEGNWKWYEISRNQTIINASIREAPSGLINTNCSLTPVLVFLEDHKAETLETVIERVEVFAKANSNEEHTFLLAAGNAGVEAATNEVIANAKDMMLILVYSVVSLLCFATFRSIRAVLCIVVPLGLTSVLCEAIMAVSGIGIKVATLPVIALGVGIGVDYGIYIYSKLEHYLLEGKTLQDAYFETLRSTGKAVMFTGVTLGLGVVTWIFSPIKFQADMGFLLFFMFLWNMVGAIWLLPALARFLLRPDQMIAKARAAK is encoded by the coding sequence ATGTCCAACCCGAACCATGACAAGGGTGAGCACTACCTAACAACGCCTAAGGCAGAGCCGTTTCTGGAGCGCCTGATTTTCAACAACCGGGCCGTGATTCTTATCGGCTTTCTGCTGTTGACGGTGTTTTTGGGCTACAACGCGATAAAGATCCAGCCAGATGCAAGTTTTGAGCGAATGATCCCGCTTGAGCATCCTTATGTTATCAATATGCTGGACCACCGGAATGACTTAGAAAACCTTGGCAACTTTGTACGAATTGCCGTGGAAACCAAAACGGGTGATATTTTTTCTGCGGAGTACATGGAGACTCTTAAGCAGATCACCGATGAGGTTTTCTATCTTGATGGTGTTGATCGCTCAGGCCTGAAAACCCTGTGGACATCAAACGTTCGGTGGGTGGAAGTAACGGAACAAGGCTTCCAGGGTGGCACAGTCATTCCAGATGGCTATGATGGCTCGCCTGCAAGCTTAGAGCAGCTGCGCCAGAATATCCTTCGTTCCAACGAAGTAGGGCGCCTGGTATCGGATAATTTCAAGTCCACGATTGTGTACGCACCGCTGTATGAAAAGAACCCGGAAACGGGCGAGCCATTGGATTACGCCACGTTCTCCCGTCAGCTCGAAGAAAAGATCCGCGATAAGTACGAAACACAGAATCCCAATATCGACATTCATATTGTCGGTTTTGCCAAAAAAGTCGGTGACCTTATTGAAGGTATTGGCTCCATCGCCTGGTTTGCGGGCATTACGATTCTGTTGACCACACTTTTGCTGTTCTGGTACTCCCGCAGCATCACCGGCACGCTGGTGCCGGTATTCACGTCGATTGTTGCGGTGTTCTTACAGCTAGGTGCCCTCAGGATTTTGGGCTACGGCTTGGATCCGTACTCGGTTCTTGTGCCTTTCTTGGTTTTTGCCATTGGCATCAGCCACGGTGTTCAGATCGTAAACGCCATGGCTGTCGAAGCCAGCAAAGGTTTCGATGCTGAAACCGCGGCCCGCCTGGCATTCCGTGCGCTCTATATTCCGGGCATGTTGGCGTTGATTTCTGATGCATTTGGCTTTCTTACGCTGTTCTTTATCGAGATCGACGTTATCCGCGATTTGGCCGTAGCGGCGGGCTTGGGTGTGGCCTTCGTTATCCTTACCAATCTGGTGCTGCATGTACTGATCATGTCCTACCTTGGTATTTCCAAGGGTGGTATTCGTCACGTTCAGAATCAGGGCGAAAAGCAGGATCGTAAATGGCGTTTGATGTCGTACTTCGCTCACCCAGGCGTTGCACCGATTTCACTGCTTATTGCTGTGATTGGTCTGGGGCTTGGCCTTTACTACAAGCAGGATCTGAAGGTAGGTGATCTCGACCAGGGAGCGCCCGAGCTTCGTGCGGACTCGCGTTATAACCTAGACAACGCGTACATCATCGATAATTATTCCACCAGCGCCGACGTACTGGTTGTGATGGTTAAAACACCGGTAGAGCAATGTACCCAGTACAACGTTTTGCGAGCCATGGACTCACTGCAATGGGAGCTACAGAACACGCCAGGCGTTCAGTCCTCAGCTTCCCTTGCCGACGTTTCCAAAATCGTGACCAAGGCTCTGAATGAAGGTAACTGGAAGTGGTACGAGATCTCCCGCAACCAGACCATCATTAATGCGTCTATCCGTGAGGCGCCATCTGGGCTTATCAACACCAACTGCAGCCTAACGCCGGTTTTGGTGTTCCTTGAAGACCACAAGGCAGAAACGCTTGAAACGGTGATTGAGAGGGTTGAGGTGTTTGCTAAGGCGAACAGCAACGAGGAGCATACCTTCTTGCTGGCGGCTGGTAATGCCGGTGTTGAGGCGGCTACAAATGAGGTTATCGCCAATGCCAAGGATATGATGCTTATCCTGGTCTATAGCGTGGTGAGCCTGCTTTGTTTTGCTACCTTCCGCTCCATAAGGGCAGTGCTTTGCATTGTGGTTCCACTGGGCCTGACCTCGGTTTTATGTGAAGCGATCATGGCGGTGTCGGGGATCGGCATTAAGGTAGCTACCCTGCCAGTCATCGCGCTTGGTGTAGGTATTGGTGTGGACTACGGCATCTATATTTACAGCAAGCTCGAGCATTACCTACTAGAAGGGAAAACGCTTCAGGATGCCTATTTTGAGACTCTGCGCTCGACCGGTAAGGCGGTTATGTTTACCGGCGTAACGCTTGGGCTTGGTGTGGTAACTTGGATCTTTTCGCCAATCAAGTTCCAGGCGGATATGGGCTTCTTACTGTTCTTCATGTTCCTTTGGAATATGGTTGGAGCAATCTGGCTACTACCGGCACTGGCGCGGTTCCTGCTGCGGCCGGATCAGATGATCGCCAAAGCCCGCGCTGCAAAATAG
- a CDS encoding TRAP transporter permease, translated as MTNSDPSAGDRIDKQKVEAFLQTESGGRAATGSAAIILFVVPLLWSLFQLWIASPLPYIFDFGLLNSTESRSIHLAFASFLAFSAFPMIRGKHANKVPIYDWVLALAAAFTASYLYVFYDQLATRPGAPNLQDIIIAMAGLVLLLEATRRALGLPLTIVAGVFIIYSLAGPYMPAVISHKGASLSKLASHQWLGTEGVFGVALGVSTSFVFLFVLFGALLERAGAGNYFIKVAYAMLGHMRGGPAKAAVVASGLSGIISGSSIANVVTTGTFTIPLMKRVGFPATKAGAVEVAASTNGQLTPPIMGAAAFLMVEYVGISYLEVIKHAILPAMISYVALIYIVHLEACKMNMKGVERLNKPTLAQRMLVWVMVLLGLSAVTLAVYYGVGWMKDVFGSAAMWVLTPLLLAAYVGLVGYGSRFPELEEDGPDSVMDELPPVGPTVKTGLYFLLPVVVLVWCLTVERFSPQLSAFWATVFMVFIIITQRPLKAFFNDRGNYLSGLKQGGLDLTQSLVTGARNMVGIGVATATAGIVVGTVTLTGIGLVMTQFVEFISGGNLLLMLGFTAVISLILGMGLPTTANYIVVSTLMAPVIVSLGAENGLLVPLIAVHLFVFYFGILADDTPPVGLAAYAAAAISGADPIRTGIQGFTYDIRTAILPFMFIFNTQLLLIGLTGWFDLLVTVFSAVTAMLVFSAATQGFWFTKTRWWETIGLLLITFTLFRPGFWWDEIYPPTNDRPGAELLQHVDEVAADQPIILQASGMSLSGDDVSKYLKLPLPAGDTPEKRLAAAGLEVSAAGEVMSVEFVNFGSDAEKAGLSFGWTIDIVQVENPRPPKELMFIPALLLLGLLAFAQLRRRAGEGERPAFVPSR; from the coding sequence ATGACCAATAGCGACCCGAGCGCCGGGGATCGTATCGATAAGCAGAAGGTTGAGGCGTTTCTTCAGACCGAATCCGGTGGAAGGGCTGCAACTGGGTCTGCCGCGATCATTCTTTTTGTTGTTCCTTTACTCTGGTCTCTTTTCCAGCTTTGGATAGCATCCCCACTACCGTACATTTTTGATTTTGGCTTGCTTAACTCTACAGAGTCACGCTCGATTCACCTTGCTTTCGCCTCATTTTTGGCATTTTCAGCGTTCCCCATGATTCGGGGTAAGCACGCGAACAAGGTGCCTATCTACGATTGGGTTTTAGCGTTGGCTGCCGCGTTTACAGCGTCGTATCTATACGTTTTTTATGACCAGCTGGCCACTCGTCCTGGCGCGCCTAATCTCCAAGACATTATTATCGCAATGGCCGGGTTGGTGTTGCTGTTGGAGGCAACGCGTCGTGCGCTGGGGCTCCCTCTAACGATTGTTGCAGGCGTATTCATTATTTACTCCTTGGCCGGCCCTTATATGCCAGCCGTTATTTCTCACAAGGGAGCGAGCCTGAGCAAACTGGCTTCGCACCAGTGGCTTGGCACTGAGGGTGTGTTTGGTGTCGCCCTGGGCGTATCAACCAGCTTTGTTTTCCTGTTCGTACTTTTTGGTGCCTTACTCGAGCGTGCCGGTGCCGGCAATTACTTCATTAAGGTAGCTTACGCAATGCTTGGCCACATGCGCGGCGGCCCGGCCAAAGCGGCAGTGGTTGCTAGCGGTCTTAGCGGCATTATTTCCGGCTCTTCCATCGCCAACGTGGTTACCACCGGCACCTTCACCATCCCGTTGATGAAGCGGGTCGGTTTTCCGGCCACCAAAGCCGGTGCCGTGGAAGTGGCGGCCTCTACCAATGGCCAGCTGACACCACCGATCATGGGCGCCGCAGCGTTTCTGATGGTCGAATACGTGGGCATTTCTTATCTAGAAGTGATCAAGCACGCGATTCTGCCCGCGATGATTTCTTATGTGGCACTTATCTACATCGTGCACCTAGAAGCCTGCAAGATGAATATGAAGGGCGTTGAGCGGCTGAACAAGCCGACTCTGGCCCAGCGCATGCTTGTTTGGGTAATGGTGCTTCTGGGGTTGAGCGCAGTGACCTTAGCGGTTTATTACGGTGTAGGCTGGATGAAAGACGTGTTTGGCAGCGCGGCTATGTGGGTACTCACGCCGTTGTTGCTGGCGGCCTATGTTGGGCTTGTCGGTTACGGGTCGCGCTTCCCAGAACTGGAAGAAGACGGCCCAGATTCTGTAATGGACGAGCTGCCACCGGTGGGGCCAACGGTAAAAACCGGTCTCTATTTCCTGTTGCCGGTGGTAGTGCTTGTGTGGTGCCTTACGGTTGAGCGCTTCTCGCCGCAGCTGTCGGCTTTCTGGGCCACGGTGTTCATGGTATTTATCATCATCACCCAGCGCCCTCTGAAAGCGTTTTTTAACGACCGAGGTAATTACCTGAGCGGTCTGAAACAGGGCGGGCTAGACCTTACCCAGTCACTGGTCACCGGCGCCCGCAACATGGTGGGCATTGGTGTGGCCACGGCAACTGCAGGTATTGTGGTGGGTACTGTAACTCTCACCGGCATTGGCCTGGTGATGACTCAATTTGTGGAGTTCATCTCCGGTGGCAATCTGCTGTTGATGCTAGGGTTTACGGCCGTTATCAGCCTGATCCTGGGTATGGGGCTACCCACCACGGCCAACTACATTGTAGTGTCTACCCTGATGGCGCCGGTCATTGTTAGCTTGGGCGCGGAAAATGGCCTGTTGGTGCCCTTGATCGCAGTGCATCTGTTCGTGTTCTATTTCGGCATACTCGCGGATGATACGCCGCCGGTGGGGCTCGCGGCCTACGCCGCCGCTGCTATTTCGGGGGCGGACCCGATACGAACGGGTATACAGGGCTTCACCTATGACATCCGAACCGCCATTCTGCCGTTCATGTTCATCTTCAATACTCAGTTATTGCTGATAGGGTTGACCGGTTGGTTTGACTTGTTAGTGACGGTGTTCAGCGCGGTGACCGCCATGTTGGTATTCTCAGCAGCCACCCAGGGTTTCTGGTTTACCAAAACCCGTTGGTGGGAAACCATTGGCCTGCTGCTGATTACCTTCACCCTGTTCCGTCCGGGCTTCTGGTGGGACGAAATATACCCGCCCACCAACGATCGCCCCGGTGCAGAGCTGTTGCAGCACGTAGACGAAGTGGCTGCAGATCAGCCCATCATTCTCCAGGCTTCTGGTATGTCGCTGTCGGGTGATGATGTATCCAAGTACCTGAAGCTGCCATTGCCTGCGGGCGACACGCCCGAGAAACGGCTGGCGGCAGCTGGGCTGGAAGTGTCAGCGGCGGGTGAGGTGATGAGCGTCGAGTTCGTTAACTTTGGCAGCGATGCAGAAAAAGCTGGGCTCAGTTTTGGCTGGACTATCGACATCGTGCAGGTGGAAAATCCACGCCCGCCAAAAGAGCTGATGTTTATTCCGGCGTTGCTCTTGCTCGGGCTGTTGGCCTTCGCACAGTTGCGGCGCAGGGCCGGTGAGGGCGAACGACCGGCCTTTGTCCCCTCGCGCTAA
- the thrS gene encoding threonine--tRNA ligase, whose translation MPVVTLPDGSHRSFAQPVSVHDVAADIGAGLAKAALAGKVDGSLVDTSYLIEHDAELAIITERDADGLEVIRHSTAHLLAMAVKELFPEAQVTIGPVIDGGFYYDFKYDRPFTNEDLARIEKRMTELTKQDIPVSRSVLSRSEAVALFTEMGEEYKVRIIEDIPGEEDLSFYRQGDFIDLCRGPHVPSTGKMKAFKLTKVSGAFWRGDTDNEQLQRVYGTAWANKKDLKAHLHRIEEAEKRDHRKVGKKLGLFHMQEEAPGMVFWHPAGWTVYQKIEQYMRDILHRHDYQEIKTPQIVSRELWEKSGHWDKFKESMFTTESEKHDFAIKPMNCPCHIQVFNQGLKSYKDLPLRLAEFGSCHRNEASGALHGLMRVRGFTQDDAHIFCEEDAVQQEVSKFIDLLHEVYKDFGFTEILYKLSTRPEQRVGSDEVWDKSEAALEEALNREGVDWELLPGEGAFYGPKIEFSLKDCIGRVWQCGTIQVDFSMPGRLGAQYVADNSERKTPVMLHRAVLGSFERFIGILIEEYEGAFPTWLAPTQVAILNITDNQRDYCQNLAKKLDSLGFRVNADLRNEKIGFKIREHTINKVPYLVVVGDKEVENNTVAVRTRKGKDLGTLSLEAFEQLLQEDVERKGRTKMEN comes from the coding sequence ATGCCCGTAGTTACCCTGCCTGACGGCAGTCATCGCAGTTTTGCCCAACCCGTCAGCGTACACGATGTGGCGGCCGATATTGGCGCCGGTCTGGCAAAGGCGGCACTGGCGGGTAAAGTCGATGGCAGCCTGGTCGACACCAGTTACCTGATTGAACACGACGCCGAACTGGCCATCATCACCGAGCGCGACGCCGACGGCCTTGAGGTTATCCGCCACTCCACGGCCCACCTGTTGGCCATGGCGGTAAAAGAGCTGTTTCCGGAGGCCCAAGTGACTATCGGGCCGGTTATAGACGGCGGTTTTTACTACGATTTCAAGTACGACCGTCCCTTCACGAACGAAGATCTGGCGCGTATTGAAAAGCGCATGACGGAGCTGACCAAGCAGGACATTCCAGTGTCGCGCTCGGTGCTGTCGCGCAGCGAAGCCGTTGCGTTGTTCACCGAGATGGGTGAAGAGTACAAAGTTCGCATTATCGAAGACATTCCCGGGGAAGAAGATCTGTCTTTTTATCGCCAAGGTGATTTTATCGACCTGTGCCGTGGCCCTCATGTGCCTAGCACCGGCAAAATGAAAGCCTTCAAGCTGACTAAGGTGTCCGGCGCTTTCTGGCGTGGCGATACGGATAACGAACAGTTGCAGCGCGTGTACGGCACCGCTTGGGCTAACAAAAAAGACTTGAAAGCGCATCTGCACCGCATTGAAGAAGCCGAAAAGCGTGATCACCGCAAAGTGGGCAAAAAGCTGGGCTTGTTCCACATGCAGGAAGAAGCTCCGGGCATGGTGTTCTGGCATCCGGCGGGCTGGACCGTGTATCAGAAAATAGAGCAGTACATGCGAGATATCCTGCACCGACACGACTATCAGGAAATCAAGACACCCCAGATAGTGTCCCGCGAACTGTGGGAAAAGTCCGGCCACTGGGACAAGTTCAAAGAAAGCATGTTTACCACCGAGTCGGAAAAACACGACTTTGCTATCAAGCCGATGAATTGTCCGTGTCACATCCAGGTATTCAACCAAGGCCTGAAAAGCTATAAGGACCTGCCGCTGCGCTTGGCGGAATTCGGTTCCTGTCACCGAAACGAAGCCTCTGGTGCGCTGCACGGATTGATGCGCGTGCGTGGTTTTACCCAAGACGACGCCCACATCTTCTGTGAAGAAGATGCCGTTCAGCAGGAAGTGTCCAAGTTTATTGACCTGCTGCACGAGGTGTACAAAGATTTTGGCTTTACCGAGATTCTGTACAAGCTGTCCACTCGTCCGGAACAGCGCGTGGGCTCTGATGAAGTTTGGGACAAATCCGAAGCTGCACTTGAAGAGGCTCTGAACCGCGAAGGTGTCGATTGGGAGCTTTTACCGGGCGAAGGCGCGTTTTATGGCCCGAAAATCGAGTTTTCTTTGAAGGACTGTATCGGGCGGGTATGGCAGTGTGGCACTATTCAGGTAGACTTCTCCATGCCTGGCCGCCTTGGTGCGCAATACGTCGCGGATAACTCCGAACGTAAAACACCGGTGATGCTGCATCGAGCCGTACTTGGCTCGTTTGAGCGGTTTATTGGTATCCTGATTGAGGAGTACGAAGGCGCGTTCCCGACTTGGCTGGCTCCAACCCAGGTGGCAATTCTCAATATTACCGATAATCAGCGTGATTATTGTCAGAATCTGGCGAAAAAGTTGGATTCTTTAGGCTTTAGGGTTAATGCTGACTTGAGAAACGAGAAGATCGGCTTTAAAATCCGCGAGCATACTATTAACAAAGTTCCCTACCTTGTCGTTGTCGGTGATAAAGAAGTCGAGAACAACACCGTTGCGGTGAGAACCCGCAAAGGTAAAGATTTGGGAACCTTATCGCTCGAAGCGTTTGAGCAGCTTCTACAGGAAGATGTTGAGCGCAAGGGCAGAACCAAGATGGAGAATTAA
- a CDS encoding WD40/YVTN/BNR-like repeat-containing protein translates to MAKRLTCKTLGAACLGLSMVWFAPAAFALADIIETPARQTDLAPTHLLNDAVLAGDRIVAVGERGHIIYSDDDGQTWTQGNVPVSVTLTAVDFGSDTHGWAVGHSGVVLHTENAGESWSLQLTGVGAAELAIAGKEKQVAAMEEHIEEAPESEKGDLEWALDDLIFTMENMQSDLDIGPVNPLLGVWFENDQHGFVVGAYGMILRTEDGGNTWNDWAGQIDNARNFHLNSIARIAGGALAIVGEVGQIYVSVNGGDTWEQRESPYEGSLFGVIGTGQVNEILAFGLRGTMLFSTDLGKSWRMVPNSAGATLNDGAVAEDGRITLVGNGGTVLMSSNGADSFREHFRSGRSGIMSVVPVSGTNLLIVGESGVKVTDARGKNLQ, encoded by the coding sequence ATGGCTAAAAGGTTGACGTGCAAGACTCTGGGGGCAGCCTGCCTCGGGCTTTCCATGGTTTGGTTCGCGCCAGCGGCGTTTGCGCTTGCGGATATCATCGAAACTCCGGCTCGGCAAACCGACCTGGCTCCCACACACCTGCTTAATGACGCTGTGCTTGCGGGTGATCGCATAGTGGCTGTCGGGGAGAGAGGGCACATCATCTACTCCGATGATGACGGGCAAACTTGGACGCAGGGCAATGTTCCTGTCTCTGTGACGCTGACCGCCGTGGATTTTGGATCCGACACCCACGGCTGGGCCGTGGGTCACAGCGGTGTGGTGCTTCATACCGAGAACGCTGGCGAGAGTTGGAGCCTGCAGCTAACCGGCGTAGGTGCAGCCGAACTGGCCATTGCCGGTAAGGAAAAACAGGTTGCTGCCATGGAAGAGCACATTGAAGAGGCGCCTGAATCGGAGAAGGGTGATCTGGAATGGGCTCTGGACGATCTGATTTTCACCATGGAAAACATGCAGTCAGATCTGGATATAGGCCCGGTAAACCCGCTTCTGGGTGTTTGGTTCGAGAATGATCAGCACGGATTTGTTGTGGGTGCCTACGGCATGATCCTGCGTACGGAAGACGGCGGTAATACCTGGAATGATTGGGCGGGGCAGATTGATAATGCCCGGAACTTTCACCTTAACAGTATTGCTCGCATAGCTGGCGGCGCGCTTGCCATCGTTGGTGAGGTGGGGCAGATCTACGTTTCTGTGAATGGTGGGGACACCTGGGAGCAACGGGAAAGCCCTTACGAAGGTTCTCTGTTTGGTGTGATTGGAACCGGCCAGGTTAATGAGATTTTGGCCTTTGGGTTGCGTGGCACCATGCTATTTTCGACGGATCTTGGAAAGAGCTGGCGCATGGTTCCAAACAGTGCCGGTGCAACACTTAACGATGGGGCCGTAGCCGAAGACGGCCGGATAACATTGGTAGGTAATGGTGGCACGGTGCTTATGAGTAGCAATGGTGCAGATTCATTCCGTGAGCACTTTCGTAGTGGCCGGTCTGGCATCATGAGTGTGGTTCCGGTTTCGGGAACCAATCTTCTTATCGTGGGTGAAAGCGGCGTAAAAGTTACTGACGCGCGCGGGAAAAACCTTCAATAA
- a CDS encoding TAXI family TRAP transporter solute-binding subunit gives MTLKLKASAFAVAAAFSLGAASTAVSAQEQRFVTIGTGGVTGVYYPAGGAICRLVNMDRKEHGIRCSVESTGGSVYNLNAIRQNELDLAVAQSDWQYHAYNGTSQFKEDGPNKDLRAVFSLHPEPFTVVASKGSGIKNFDDLAGKRVSVGNPGSGQRATAEVLMDEMGWTLDKFSLAAELKAAEQSQALCDGNIDAFFYTVGHPSGSIKEATTSCDSVLVNVNNKAAKKLIEDNPYYRKAVIPGGMYRGSDNDVTTFGVAATFVSSTNVPNEVVYEVVKAVFENFDSFKRLHPAFANLKKEEMVSDALSAPLHPGAAKYYKEAGLID, from the coding sequence ATGACACTGAAACTTAAAGCCTCCGCATTCGCTGTAGCAGCAGCTTTCAGCTTGGGTGCGGCCTCAACAGCTGTTTCTGCACAGGAACAACGCTTTGTTACCATCGGAACTGGTGGTGTAACCGGCGTTTATTATCCGGCTGGTGGTGCTATTTGCCGCCTGGTTAATATGGATCGCAAAGAGCACGGAATCCGCTGCTCTGTCGAAAGCACCGGTGGTTCTGTTTACAACCTGAACGCCATTCGCCAAAACGAGCTGGATCTGGCGGTTGCGCAATCCGACTGGCAGTACCACGCCTATAACGGCACAAGTCAGTTCAAAGAAGACGGCCCTAACAAAGATCTGCGTGCCGTATTTTCACTGCACCCAGAACCGTTCACCGTGGTGGCCAGCAAAGGCTCGGGCATCAAGAACTTTGACGATCTAGCAGGCAAGCGGGTCTCTGTAGGTAACCCGGGGTCTGGCCAGCGTGCGACAGCCGAAGTGCTGATGGACGAAATGGGCTGGACCTTGGATAAGTTCTCTTTGGCTGCCGAGCTTAAGGCTGCGGAGCAATCCCAAGCCCTGTGCGATGGCAACATTGATGCGTTCTTCTACACCGTGGGCCATCCATCCGGCTCTATCAAAGAGGCAACCACCTCCTGTGATAGTGTGCTGGTTAACGTCAATAATAAGGCGGCCAAAAAGCTGATTGAAGACAACCCGTACTACCGCAAAGCTGTTATTCCTGGCGGCATGTACCGTGGCTCTGATAACGACGTGACCACCTTTGGTGTGGCAGCGACGTTTGTATCTTCTACCAACGTACCAAACGAAGTAGTGTACGAAGTGGTCAAGGCGGTGTTTGAAAACTTTGACAGCTTCAAGCGCTTGCACCCTGCTTTCGCCAACCTGAAGAAGGAAGAAATGGTGTCTGACGCCTTGAGTGCCCCGCTGCACCCGGGCGCTGCCAAGTACTACAAAGAAGCTGGCCTGATCGATTAA